A genomic window from Periophthalmus magnuspinnatus isolate fPerMag1 chromosome 16, fPerMag1.2.pri, whole genome shotgun sequence includes:
- the rcc1 gene encoding regulator of chromosome condensation: protein MPAKRGAPKRKSEAIVEDTDAKKVKVSHHSHAKEIGLVLVLGQGDVGQLGLGEDIMERKKPAFVTLPEQMVQVVAGGMHSVCLSNMGHVYTFGCNDEGALGRDTSEEGSETVPGKVELEQKVLQVSAGDSHSAALTEEGVVYVWGSFRDNNGVIGLLEPFKTCTRPTKLTITEPVVKIASGNDHLVMLTLDGNLYTSGCAEQGQLGRVPEHFSNRGGRKGLSRLLEPQMVKLKGKVHFTDAFCGAYLTFAVTTEGYVYGFGLSNYHQLGTKSTKMCYVPVKLTCFKNSTTSWVDFAGGQHHSLCLDAEGQVYSLGRAEYGRLGLGEGAEEKSDPTPVTGMEPVCSVACGASVSYAVTKEGDVYSWGMGTNMQLGTGEEDDEWSPVKMTGKQLENRTVLMVSSGGQHTALLVRDKQDS, encoded by the exons ATGCCTGCCAAAAGGGGTGCTCCAAAGAGAAAATCTGAGGCCATTGTTGAAGATACAGATGCTAAGAAAGTGAAAG TTTCTCACCACAGCCATGCCAAAGAAATTGGTCTAGTTCTTGTACTTGGCCAAGGTGATGTTGGGCAATTGGGTTTGGGTGAGGATATCATGGAGAGGAAAAAGCCTGCCTTTGTCACTCTTCCAGAGCAAATGGTGCAAGTTGTTGCTGGGGGCATGCATAGCGTGTGTCTAAGTAACATGGGACAT GTTTACACATTTGGCTGTAATGATGAAGGAGCACTTGGTCGAGATACATCAGAGGAGGGATCTGAGACTGTTCCAGGAAAAGTGGAGCTGGAGCAGAAGGTGCTCCAGGTGTCTGCAGGAGACAGCCACTCAGCTGCGCTCACAGAAGAAGGGGTTGTGTATGTTTGGGGCTCTTTCAGA GACAATAATGGGGTCATTGGTCTTCTGGAGCCATTCAAAACATGCACACGTCCAACCAAACTTACAATTACAGAACCTGTTGTGAAAATTGCTTCTG GTAATGATCACCTTGTAATGTtgacactggatggaaatctGTACACCTCAGGTTGTGCAGAGCAGGGCCAGCTGGGCAGAGTCCCTGAGCACTTCTCAAACAGGGGAGGAAGGAAAGGCCTGA GTCGTTTGCTGGAGCCACAGATGGTAAAACTTAAAGGGAAAGTTCATTTCACTGACGCATTCTGTGGAGCTTATCTCACTTTTGCCGTGACAACTGAGGGCTATGTGTATGGATTTGGTCTCTCAAACTACCACCAGCTTG gcacaaaaagcacaaaaatgtgttatgttccGGTTAAACTTACATGCTTCAAGAACTCTACCACGTCCTGGGTTGATTTTGCCGGTGGACAGCATCACAGCCTTTGTCTTGACGCTGAAG GACAGGTATATAGTCTGGGGAGGGCTGAGTATGGTCGACTGGGATTAGGAGAAGGGGCTGAGGAGAAGAGCGATCCTACACCGGTTACAGGAATGGAGCCAGTGTGTAGTGTGGCATGTGGGGCTTCTGTAAGCTATGCTGTCACTAAAGAAG GTGATGTGTATTCTTGGGGCATGGGAACAAACATGCAACTTGgcacaggagaggaggatgacgaGTGGAGTCCAGTGAAGATGACGGGCAAGCAGTTGGAAAACCGTACAGTATTGATGGTGTCCAGTGGGGGGCAGCATACAGCACTGTTAGTCAGAGACAAACAGGATAGCTGA